The following coding sequences lie in one Calditerrivibrio sp. genomic window:
- the glmS gene encoding glutamine--fructose-6-phosphate transaminase (isomerizing) has protein sequence MCGIVGYIGSKNATDILLEGLTRLEYRGYDSAGIAMIIDGDIFIERSVGKLSNLKLKLSEKHLFANIGIGHTRWATHGKPSDENAHPHRSENIALVHNGIIENYLELKKELIEKGYIFTSETDTEVIAHLIHSLWEKDIYTTVRKAIKRLKGAYALAIISKDEPDKILLARKEAPLVIGIGDGEHFAASDIPAVLHHTRQFIFLEDNDIAILKADGVEIFDQGGVPVKREQKTISWNPVMAEKSGYKHFMQKEIYEQPRAITDTIRGKYSLERGEVALHELEELKDSLKGIERIHIVACGTSWHAGLVGKFLIEKFSRIPVEVDIASEYRYRTPVIDDRILFIPISQSGETADTLAALKMAKQLGAKVVAICNVIGSSITREAHGTIYTHAGPEIGVASTKAFTTQLATLYLLGLYLSQVRGTLGAEERLRYLQALIEVPEIVSAVLSQDTYIESLSKIYKNAKNFLYLGRNINYPIALEGALKLKEISYIHAEGYPAGEMKHGPIALIDKNMPVFFIATDSNIYEKTLSNIEEVKARDGMVIAIATEGDEEIRRKADHVIFVPKTIEETSVFPNAVVTQFFAYHCATLLGLDVDQPRNLAKSVTVE, from the coding sequence ATGTGTGGGATTGTGGGCTATATTGGGAGTAAAAACGCTACAGACATTTTGTTGGAGGGGTTAACCAGGCTGGAATATAGAGGTTACGATTCTGCTGGAATAGCCATGATCATTGATGGAGATATTTTTATAGAACGCAGTGTAGGAAAATTATCAAATCTGAAGTTAAAGCTTTCTGAGAAACATCTATTTGCCAATATCGGAATTGGACATACCCGCTGGGCGACTCATGGTAAACCCTCGGATGAGAATGCTCATCCCCATAGGTCTGAAAATATAGCGTTGGTTCATAACGGTATCATAGAGAACTATCTTGAGCTTAAGAAAGAACTGATAGAAAAGGGGTATATATTCACATCAGAAACAGATACTGAGGTTATTGCCCATCTTATCCATTCTTTGTGGGAAAAAGATATTTATACAACGGTTAGGAAAGCCATCAAGAGGTTAAAGGGAGCTTATGCCCTTGCAATAATCTCAAAAGATGAGCCTGATAAAATTCTTTTAGCGCGAAAAGAGGCTCCATTAGTAATTGGGATAGGTGATGGTGAACATTTTGCAGCAAGTGATATACCTGCAGTGTTGCATCATACAAGGCAGTTTATTTTCTTGGAGGATAACGATATAGCTATATTAAAAGCAGATGGTGTTGAGATCTTTGATCAGGGGGGTGTTCCTGTAAAAAGGGAGCAAAAGACGATCAGTTGGAACCCTGTGATGGCAGAGAAATCTGGCTATAAGCATTTTATGCAAAAGGAGATATATGAGCAGCCCCGGGCTATTACCGATACCATAAGGGGTAAGTATTCCCTTGAAAGGGGCGAGGTGGCACTCCACGAACTGGAGGAGTTAAAAGATTCTTTAAAGGGTATTGAAAGGATTCATATAGTTGCCTGTGGCACGAGCTGGCATGCAGGGCTTGTGGGTAAGTTTTTGATAGAAAAGTTTTCTCGAATACCTGTTGAAGTGGATATAGCATCCGAGTATAGATATAGAACTCCGGTTATAGATGACAGGATTCTTTTTATACCTATCTCCCAATCTGGTGAAACAGCTGATACTTTGGCAGCCTTGAAAATGGCAAAACAGTTGGGAGCTAAGGTGGTTGCCATCTGTAATGTCATAGGATCCTCAATTACAAGGGAGGCACATGGTACGATATATACCCACGCTGGGCCAGAGATCGGTGTGGCTTCTACAAAAGCTTTTACTACCCAGCTTGCAACTCTTTATCTGTTGGGATTATATCTGTCGCAAGTTAGAGGAACATTAGGTGCCGAAGAAAGACTTAGGTATTTGCAGGCACTCATTGAGGTCCCTGAGATAGTATCTGCTGTACTATCCCAAGATACCTATATAGAAAGTTTATCTAAGATCTATAAAAATGCTAAAAATTTTTTATATTTGGGGAGGAATATAAACTATCCCATAGCGTTGGAAGGGGCGTTGAAACTAAAGGAGATATCCTATATCCATGCAGAGGGTTACCCCGCAGGTGAGATGAAACATGGACCCATAGCTCTGATCGATAAAAATATGCCTGTTTTTTTTATCGCTACAGATTCAAATATCTATGAAAAGACCCTTTCCAACATAGAAGAGGTAAAGGCAAGGGATGGGATGGTCATAGCAATTGCTACAGAGGGGGATGAAGAGATCAGAAGAAAAGCTGATCATGTTATCTTTGTGCCAAAAACAATAGAAGAGACATCTGTTTTCCCTAATGCAGTTGTTACTCAGTTTTTTGCGTATCATTGTGCTACATTATTGGGTCTTGATGTGGATCAACCGAGAAATCTTGCAAAGAGTGTTACTGTAGAATGA
- the glmU gene encoding bifunctional UDP-N-acetylglucosamine diphosphorylase/glucosamine-1-phosphate N-acetyltransferase GlmU, with translation MRLKVIILAAGKGTRMKSELPKVLFKVAGKPMIDYVLESAKSLAPEEIIVVIGSGADLLKEHLRDEKVTFVLQEEQLGTGHAVLQAEEHFRNFDGYVLILCGDMPLVKKETLKKFIETASEKELSFISVKVDNPKGYGRVVRSASGSILEIVEEKDADEEIKRIKEINTGIYLVRGDVLVKRLRHITNDNAQKEYYLTDIIKDGSNAYTADDEQEFLGINDRRALAEASRYIYKKINDQHMLNGVTIIAPDMTFIDVDVSIEKDVIIYPNTYLEGKTEIKSGSVIYPGVRIVNSVIEEDCTIKDNTLIESSFVGRGSSVGPMAHLRPESRLLGDNKIGNFVETKKIVFGKGSKASHLTYLGDADIGSNVNVGCGTITCNYDGISKHKTIIGDNVFVGSDVQFVAPVRVGDGALIAAGSTITKDVPPDALAITRAEQKNLENYVPKWREKKLKEKNKGE, from the coding sequence ATGAGACTAAAGGTAATCATTTTAGCTGCTGGAAAAGGAACCAGAATGAAATCGGAGCTTCCAAAGGTGCTTTTTAAAGTGGCTGGGAAGCCTATGATAGATTATGTTTTAGAGTCGGCAAAGTCGTTGGCACCTGAGGAGATCATTGTGGTGATCGGTTCTGGTGCAGACCTGTTAAAAGAGCACCTTAGGGATGAAAAGGTTACGTTTGTTTTGCAGGAGGAGCAGTTGGGGACTGGTCATGCTGTTTTGCAGGCTGAGGAACATTTTAGGAACTTTGATGGGTATGTTTTAATTCTGTGCGGAGATATGCCCCTTGTGAAAAAAGAGACTTTAAAAAAGTTTATCGAAACAGCCTCCGAAAAGGAGCTTTCCTTCATAAGTGTAAAAGTGGATAACCCTAAGGGGTATGGGCGTGTTGTTAGATCAGCAAGTGGTTCAATCCTTGAGATAGTTGAGGAGAAAGATGCAGATGAAGAGATAAAAAGAATAAAAGAGATAAACACCGGGATCTATTTAGTAAGAGGTGATGTGTTAGTAAAGAGGTTGCGACATATAACTAATGACAATGCCCAGAAGGAATACTACCTAACGGATATTATTAAGGATGGGTCTAATGCTTATACAGCTGATGATGAGCAGGAGTTTTTAGGGATAAATGATAGAAGAGCACTTGCTGAGGCATCTAGATATATTTACAAAAAGATAAATGATCAACATATGTTAAATGGCGTAACGATTATTGCGCCAGATATGACGTTTATCGATGTAGATGTTTCTATAGAAAAGGATGTTATCATATACCCAAATACCTATCTGGAGGGTAAAACAGAGATAAAAAGTGGTAGTGTCATATATCCTGGTGTAAGGATTGTAAATTCGGTTATAGAAGAGGATTGTACTATAAAGGATAATACCCTAATTGAATCTTCCTTTGTGGGCAGAGGATCTTCTGTAGGGCCAATGGCCCACCTTAGACCGGAATCGAGGTTACTGGGTGATAATAAGATAGGTAACTTTGTGGAAACAAAAAAAATTGTGTTTGGTAAAGGCTCTAAAGCAAGTCATTTGACATACTTGGGGGATGCTGACATTGGAAGCAATGTAAATGTTGGCTGTGGAACGATAACCTGCAACTACGATGGGATATCCAAACACAAAACGATAATAGGGGACAATGTTTTTGTGGGTAGTGATGTACAGTTTGTAGCTCCTGTAAGGGTGGGTGATGGTGCGTTGATTGCCGCAGGTTCAACCATAACAAAGGACGTTCCTCCTGATGCTTTGGCCATTACGAGGGCAGAGCAAAAAAATCTGGAGAACTATGTTCCAAAATGGAGAGAAAAGAAACTCAAAGAAAAGAACAAAGGAGAATAA
- a CDS encoding GDP-mannose 4,6-dehydratase, with the protein MNILLTGAAGFIGAWTAKKLLGLGYKVIGVDNLNDYYDIRLKHYRLDLLNENKAFTFHKVDIANYGALDVLFDVYRFDAVINLAARAGVRYSIENPFVYFETNTNGTINLLELCKKHNVSKFVLASTSSLYAGQQMPFSEDKPVNTPISPYAASKKGAEVSCYTYHYLFGIDVTVVRYFTVYGPAGRPDMSIFRFIKQIDSGEPIVVYGDGSQSRDFTYVDDIAEGTVRALKKVGYEIINLGNNNPSRLSDAISYIEQCLGKKAVYDFRPFHKADMLATWANIEKAQHLLDWRPKVNLEEGIKRTIQWYKDNHSFASKINLTE; encoded by the coding sequence ATGAATATACTTTTAACAGGGGCAGCAGGGTTTATAGGTGCTTGGACAGCTAAGAAGCTGTTGGGTCTTGGTTATAAAGTTATAGGTGTGGACAATCTAAACGATTACTATGATATAAGGCTCAAACATTACAGGCTTGATCTGCTAAACGAGAACAAAGCATTTACATTCCATAAAGTGGATATTGCTAATTATGGGGCGTTGGATGTGTTGTTTGATGTGTATAGATTTGATGCCGTTATCAATCTTGCAGCACGGGCTGGGGTACGTTACAGCATAGAAAACCCTTTTGTGTATTTTGAGACGAATACCAATGGTACCATAAACTTATTAGAGCTTTGTAAAAAGCATAACGTAAGCAAATTTGTATTGGCTTCAACATCAAGTCTGTATGCTGGTCAGCAGATGCCTTTTTCTGAAGATAAGCCAGTGAATACACCCATTTCCCCTTATGCTGCATCGAAAAAAGGTGCAGAGGTTAGTTGTTATACGTATCATTATCTATTTGGTATCGATGTTACTGTTGTGAGGTATTTTACCGTATATGGACCTGCTGGTAGACCTGATATGAGCATATTTAGATTTATAAAGCAGATAGACAGTGGTGAGCCTATCGTGGTATACGGTGATGGATCCCAGAGTAGAGATTTTACCTATGTGGATGATATTGCAGAGGGGACTGTTAGAGCTCTGAAAAAGGTAGGTTATGAGATAATAAACTTAGGGAATAACAACCCCAGCAGGTTATCTGATGCAATAAGCTATATCGAGCAATGTTTAGGCAAGAAGGCTGTTTATGACTTTAGGCCTTTTCATAAAGCTGATATGTTAGCTACATGGGCAAATATAGAAAAAGCTCAACATTTACTTGATTGGAGGCCTAAAGTTAATCTGGAAGAGGGTATAAAAAGAACAATCCAGTGGTATAAAGATAACCACAGTTTTGCATCAAAAATAAACCTTACGGAGTAA